One genomic window of Deinococcus aetherius includes the following:
- a CDS encoding transposase, producing the protein MNPKEQRSRRLYSDILPCFSRKQHRESFEVFLDLLLDGSGRPLPQRATVKSPSALSRFLNHAVWDTRHLCRVLRQHALETVQDWWRQQPHQRPRLELLVDLTSLEKTGKFSELADWVHTFNSVHGVHLVVLYLCCGQLRLPWAFQIWRGKGTPSPAQLALKLLRTVPSALMSGKRRPRLHADGGFESAEFIRGVLARGLDIVVGVRCTRKLEGGRQVRDLMVRGSLVKPTGLDHTMCVSWVWLYRNKEPEQRFVMSNLDLGGKYLARLGKCRWRIEAFFKTVKGRFGLERFAQHSKQGVMRWWCLSGTAFLLCHLQNLDLPVGRAGMWPDWGDLARTVRFSFVPDVRRQALQLELDALDAFQHALPVPST; encoded by the coding sequence GTGAACCCAAAAGAACAGCGTTCCAGACGGTTGTATTCTGACATCCTGCCCTGCTTTTCCCGCAAGCAGCATCGGGAGTCGTTCGAGGTCTTCCTCGACCTGCTGTTGGATGGTTCTGGTAGACCGCTACCCCAACGGGCCACCGTCAAATCTCCCTCAGCTCTCAGCCGCTTCCTCAATCACGCGGTCTGGGACACCCGGCACCTGTGCCGAGTGTTGCGTCAGCACGCCCTGGAGACGGTGCAGGACTGGTGGCGACAGCAGCCCCACCAGCGCCCTCGGCTGGAACTGCTGGTGGACCTGACCAGCCTGGAAAAGACCGGCAAGTTCAGCGAACTTGCCGACTGGGTTCACACCTTCAACAGCGTCCACGGCGTTCACCTGGTGGTGTTGTACCTGTGCTGCGGGCAGCTTCGTCTGCCCTGGGCTTTTCAAATCTGGCGGGGGAAGGGGACCCCTTCCCCCGCGCAGCTCGCGTTGAAGCTGCTCCGCACCGTTCCTTCTGCCCTGATGTCTGGAAAACGGCGTCCCCGTCTGCATGCAGACGGGGGCTTCGAGAGTGCCGAGTTTATTCGGGGCGTTCTCGCCCGTGGCCTCGACATCGTGGTCGGCGTGCGCTGCACCCGGAAACTGGAGGGTGGGCGGCAGGTCCGTGACCTGATGGTCCGGGGGAGCCTGGTCAAGCCCACAGGGCTTGACCACACCATGTGCGTCTCCTGGGTCTGGCTCTACCGCAACAAAGAGCCTGAACAACGCTTCGTGATGTCCAATCTCGATCTGGGGGGCAAGTACCTGGCTCGGCTGGGGAAGTGCCGGTGGCGGATCGAAGCCTTCTTCAAAACGGTCAAGGGACGCTTTGGGCTCGAACGCTTCGCCCAGCACAGCAAACAGGGGGTGATGCGCTGGTGGTGCCTCTCTGGGACAGCCTTCCTCCTCTGCCATCTCCAGAACCTCGATCTGCCTGTGGGGAGAGCAGGCATGTGGCCCGACTGGGGCGATCTGGCGAGAACCGTACGGTTCTCGTTCGTCCCCGATGTGCGTCGTCAAGCACTCCAACTGGAGCTGGACGCGCTCGACGCCTTCCAGCATGCACTTCCCGTCCCCTCAACCTAA